CTCAAGACTTCCAATCTTCTCTTGATCTTTGTATTCATCCTGAATGAGTCCCAGCAGAGTAAATACTTCTCCAAAAATgagtaaatcaaataaaattcacaAGTTTCCACTCAATCAATATAGCTCTCTAAGTACCTGGCATATAATGCAAGAATCAGTTTCTTGATCCATACAAGCCATCTCTTCCAGATTGATCGACATTGGTGATAATGAATATGTTCGTATCTTTAATTGACTTCTGATTGTTTCCTCTGATAATCCAGTGCTCACATTGCCAATCCTCTCCCCAAGTGCAAGAAGCTCCTGCAGTAAAATTAGAAATGTTTGATTTTCAATATCTATTGCTTTCATTTTTCCATATCATTCATATTCCTTCTGATTATTTCAGTTGTGAATGCTATCAAGTTTTCCATGGTAATAAATAAAGAGGAAGTATTTCAATTTCAGACTTACCTCATAAGACATGTCCTCTATATCCAAGCGCATGTCACTGTGATGGTCAACATAATTCTCTAATTCATAATAATCAGTGAACTCTAGTAGAGCTACCCCCTGCACATATCAATTGATATGTCTTAGTCTCttcaataaatagaaaatacaaTGTCAATCAAGTATAGTATATATATCATCCAAGCTAACAATAATAttcttcaaaattcaaaaaacaaCCACTTGTAATGAgcatttattgaaataaaagtgAGAGGTAAGGAAGAAACATTACATCAGTTGGCAAGACTCTAAGATGAGGAACATTGCGGTGTCTTATAGATGTCTCAGATACAAATCCCTCACGGTGAGGTCTGTATATTCTAAGGCCAGTTGGCTGGATAGGTCCAGGATGCCTAATACCTATATCCATACCATCCTGAGATGGATTCACATTGGTCTGCGAGACATAGCTTGTTGGACCTCGAAATGAAGTAGGGGGAAGAACATTAAGATTGTGGCGTCTCATTCCTTGAATAGGAAGTGACAGGTGATGAAAATTGTGGTGTCGGAGATTGGCAGGAGAGGGATGCAAGAAACTTGTGTTACTTCTGTTGCCAGACAGATCATGATAACGTTGCGGACTCATGCTTCCAGACTCAACCCCACTGAAATTGTTCCCTAAGAGAAACAAAACAAGTTAGCAAGTTCATATGTTCAAGTTAATATGATACAATTAGTCTTCAATTGCACCCTAGAGTAATTAACCTAAGTTTCAGATTAAGATAAAATTGCACCAAGAAACcaaagaatataaaaaataggaAACTAAAAACTACCATGCATGTAAGTAATTGCTGGGTTATGGCTCCATGCTGAAGCTCCTGCATCACTGGAAGCATTGCTCAGCTGTTGATCCAACCATGGAGAACCAGATGGCTGAAAGGGCTGACTCATATGGTTTCCTTGAATAAAGTGATTTTGATTCTGAGCCAGAACAGGATCCAGCCCTGTAGCACCTAATCTGTTCCTCACACTTCTATGAGATCCCACTTCCCTGATTGATGAAGTACTATTCCCTCTGTACTGAGGTGGGGCGAAAGGTGCAGCATCCATTAGAGTAATCCCATCAGGATGTCTAGTATTTAAGGGGGTAGTTGAAGAACTAGAGCTGGCTGAGGCATTGAAATACTGGAAATTCGCTGGGTTGCCTTCAGCATTCTTTCTCTTGTATGAACCTCTGGCATTATCCATGAAGTGGCTGTTTGTTCCAAACGCATCAGCAGAAACTCCGATGACTCCATAATTGGTGGAAGATGGTAAATGATCACAAGACCCATGACTCAAAGGAAAACCAGAAGATGGGGTCATGTAAGGAACATAGAAGCTGGATGCTGCAACAACACCCAAATCAAGATTTGGAGCATGATGCTGAGGATGATGTTGAACACCAGGGTATTGTGGCATCCCATAAAAAATAGCGTTGTCATAACACTCTGGTGGATGACGGGAATCAAGATTACTTGTATTCCCTGAAGCTGTAACCACTGTCTGAATATCAGGTTGTGCAAAGTTGGTTACACCCCCCAAGAGAATGCAGGGCTCAGGATGTAGATAACCCTGGCCTTGCCTATCCATTTCTAGATCAATCTGATTAGTGCATAGCATGTTTCTTTGACCCATAGTTCAAGTTATCCCTGCTTCCAGAAATGATATTCACAAGATCAAGTCCCTATTAGTTGGGAATAATAAAGGAAGAGTACTCATGCAAGAGTTGCATATAACTATTAGAATATAAGACATTGATTGTTTGGCAATACAAACAGGATGATGTGTGTACACAGACAATTAAATAtgcaaataaaataagaaagtgATACAATTTCAAAGTTCCTTCACATGTTGCAACATAGATGGCGAATGGGAATGCAACAAGTGACACCAAAAATCCCATTTCCTCATTTTTAAATCACCTATAAATTTGCGCATAGCATCTAATGCTAGCAAAAGTTGAGAAGTAGACAGTCTTGAACATCAATGAAGAAGAAAATTgtagataataaataaaaagtactTCTCCAGAAATACAAGTGTATAACAAACTTCAGAGAGAGATTTTCAATGTCTCTTCAAATGTTCCACTTATAAggtttaaataaaagaaatggaATGCATAAGACCAATAATCCCAttattcattttcatttctttcTACAGCTACACTGGACAAGGGCTGGTTCAAAACCAGAATGGAACTAGTAGTTTCGGTTCCAGGACAAAGAtagatattttcttttaaaaaattgaaaaaaaaaaaatcaactgtTGGATTTGATCAAATGCAAGCAGAGCGGAATCACCCAGGGGGATCCTGCAGTTCTGATTCCCCTAAAGAAGCCTTGAACCAGACCGAGCAGTTCAACCCATTGGCCAGGCCTCGCGACAGATCATTCAATGGTATACCACGTCAACAATATCGATACAAAATGGCACATATAAGCACCATTCTTGAGGGCAAGGGGAAGGACTTGTTGGAGTGAACAAAAAGAGAAAAGCAAGAGAGTCCAAGAATGTAGGAGAAGATCCAATCTCCCAAGATAATTATTCAACGTAAAAAGAATTACTCCGGAGGGAAGATAGTTTACGTGTGGTTACCCATTCATGCCAAAGATTGGTTCAAAACTTAAAAGTCCATTTCAAATGTTCTACGTGGGGCTTCAACGgtagttgaaagaattgaaaccTATGTTCTAGGTAATGACTTTGATCCATTGACAATATGGAATATAAGTGCAAACCTCTTTGCTTTTTCTACATCTGCATGGGAGACATGTTACAGGTCATCTTTGACAAATGACATAAAAATATGCTTTAACTTTATGCATGAGTAGGTCATAACATATCTCTAGCTCCAAACACTTGCAGGCCCAAATTTTCGAAGACAAAGCACAACTAGATGAAAAACAAAGCCTACCAAAATATTCACGCCGATAAGATTGATGCAGAGAATGAAATGCTTAATAACCAAACAATACTAATATTTGTTCTCTTAATTTGATCTTGCATATGCCAGGGACCTGTCATTTGAAAGCTATGATGTCTTAAGAATTTTGTTGCGATGCTTAGAGTTCCAATTGTGATGCCTCAAAAACTCCCACCTTTACTTAGAAGTTTTGATCAATTCAGTTGAAATCAAGACCTCAGCATTATGTCCTTAGAATTGTCCAATGAGGAATAGTtcacagaactttattttattgtCTTATGGTTGTCAATTTGTCATGAACCTCAAATCTCATTCGGACATCATAGGAACTCAGGTGAAAGAAGAAAATTTCCTACCTTTTGTTTCAATTCTTCAatcagttttaaaaataatagcaTTCCCTCACATGATAACATAGAAGTTCCAACATCACAATCTTACAAGAGTTCAAATCAAATTACTTTACCCACCTCAATCACAACATAATTACTGTTTCAAGTTAATTACGTGTATATCTGATACaatctcatatatatatatatatatatatatatatatatatatatatatatgtcacCGAGAAACACAATCAAAAGAGGGGCATAGTCTAACTAACAGGAATAGGTTGCCAATCCTTCATtctcaccccccccccccccaaataGCAACCACCAATCCATCCTAGGA
The genomic region above belongs to Manihot esculenta cultivar AM560-2 chromosome 3, M.esculenta_v8, whole genome shotgun sequence and contains:
- the LOC110611286 gene encoding probable E3 ubiquitin-protein ligase ZFP1, which translates into the protein MGQRNMLCTNQIDLEMDRQGQGYLHPEPCILLGGVTNFAQPDIQTVVTASGNTSNLDSRHPPECYDNAIFYGMPQYPGVQHHPQHHAPNLDLGVVAASSFYVPYMTPSSGFPLSHGSCDHLPSSTNYGVIGVSADAFGTNSHFMDNARGSYKRKNAEGNPANFQYFNASASSSSSTTPLNTRHPDGITLMDAAPFAPPQYRGNSTSSIREVGSHRSVRNRLGATGLDPVLAQNQNHFIQGNHMSQPFQPSGSPWLDQQLSNASSDAGASAWSHNPAITYMHGNNFSGVESGSMSPQRYHDLSGNRSNTSFLHPSPANLRHHNFHHLSLPIQGMRRHNLNVLPPTSFRGPTSYVSQTNVNPSQDGMDIGIRHPGPIQPTGLRIYRPHREGFVSETSIRHRNVPHLRVLPTDGVALLEFTDYYELENYVDHHSDMRLDIEDMSYEELLALGERIGNVSTGLSEETIRSQLKIRTYSLSPMSINLEEMACMDQETDSCIICQDEYKDQEKIGSLECGHEYHADCLKKWLQVKNVCPICKSEALTAETKDV